The sequence below is a genomic window from Bosea sp. F3-2.
GCCGTTGAACTGGCCGGCCCAGATCAGGTCGCTCTGGATCGCCTTGCGCTCGGCCTCGGGCAGTGCCTCGAAGCTCGCCTGCGCCGCCGCCATCTGCGGGCTCGGGCCAGCCGTGGGAGCCTGTGCCTGCGCGGCCGCCACTGGCGCCGCCAGCAGTGCCAACACCAGTGCGGCAGTACGGACTTGCCGGATTTGCGGTCGGTGGAAACGGGCGCGCAGCATAGGTCTCGTCCTCGAAGGCGGGCGAAGCGGCTGCATTGAGCGTCAGAACGCGCCGCGCCGCAACCGGGAGATGACATTCAGGCGCAGGTCATCCCGGGCGACCGAAGGGAGACCCGGGATCCATGCCGGAGCGTTTCCGATCAAGGTTCAGGCATGGATCCCGGATCTCCGCTTCGCTTCGTCCGGGATGACCCGCGTTGCAGACCGATCCGATCTCAAGGGTGGTGGCTCGCGCGCCCTGCATTTGGATGACTTGAATGCCCGCGGCGCGGTGATAGCCTGCCGGCTCCGTCCCGCATGTCATCGGCTCGTGGCTGCGCTGCGCAACGCTGACGGGACCGGCTGCCTGCCAAGAGGATCGACGATGACCCTGCTTTCCCGTCTCGCGCTCACCCTCTGCCTCGCCCTCACCGCCGTGCCCGCCTTCGCCCAGAAGGCCTATGTCCGCAACGACCTGCTCGCCGACGGGCAGCGGCTGGAGGAGCGGCTGAAGCGCGAGGTCGCCGCCGGGAATCGCTCCGCCCCTGACGCAGTCCGCGCCGGCGAGATCGCGCTCGGCCGCGGCGATGCCCGCGCCGCCCTGCCCCAGGCCAATGCGGCGATCGTCGCGGATTCCAGCAATGCCGCCGGCTGGCGCCTGATGGCGCGCGCCGCCAACGCCATCGAGCCGCGCGACTATCGCGAGCGCTGGGAGCTGCGCGAGCGGGCCATCGCCGCCGCCTATCTCGCCTATCAGCGCGCCACCACCCGGAATGACGAGGCAGCCTCGCTCGGCGTGCTCGCCCAGACCTTCGAAAAGAACGAGCTCTGGCGCCCGGCGCTGACCACCTATCGCCTCAGCCTCGACCTTGCCGCCAATGCCTCGCTGCAAAGCGCCTATGAGAGCCTGCGCGAGAAGCGCGGTTTCCGGCTGATCTCGAACAAGACCGACTCCGACGCGGCCTCACCGCGCGCCTGCTTCGAATTCTCGGAAGCCCTGGCGCGCGGCCGCGTCGATTTCGCGCCCTATGTCGCGATCTCCGGCGGCAAGGGTGATTTCGCCGTCAGCGCCGAGGACCGCCAGATCTGCGTCGACGGCCTCAAGCATGGCGAGCGCTACGCCGTCGTCATCCGCCAGGGCGTGCCGTCCGCCATCCCCGACGAGACGCTGCTGAAATCGGCCGATTACGAGATCTATGTCCGCGACCGCACGCCCTCCGTGCGCTTCACCGGCAAGAACTACGTGCTGCCGCGCATCGGCCAGCAGGGCATCCCGGTCGTCTCGGTCAACACCGGCAAGCTCGACCTCGAGGTCATGCGCATCGGCGACCGCAACCTGATCAACTCCGTCCATTCCGAGGATTTCCTCGGCCAGCTCGGCTCCTATTCCGCCAAGCAGATTTCGAGCGACAAGGGCCAGACAGTCTGGACCGGCACGATGGACGTGAAGACCGAACTCAACCAGGACGTCGTCACCGCCTTCCCGGTCGGTGAGGCCGTGGGCGCGCTCAAGCCCGGCGTCTATGTGATGTTCGCCAAGCCCGCGGGTGGCCCCGCCGCCGCCCAGCCCTCCGGCGACGACAGCGATTCCTATGACGACGGCTCGACGCGAGCGACGCAATGGTTTGTCGTCTCCGATCTCGGGCTGACCTCGTTCACCGGCGCCGACGGCGTGCATGTGCTCGCCCGCTCGCTCGCCGACGCCAAGCCCGTCGCCAATGCGGAGCTGCGCCTGATCGCCCGCAACAACGAGGTGCTGGGCACGGCCAAGACCGACGGCAACGGCTATGCCCGCTTTGATGCCGGGCTCGCCAAGGGCCAGGGCGGCAACGCGCCCGGTCTCGTCACCGCCGCGCTCGCCGAGGATTACGGCTTCCTCGACCTGAAGCAGACCGCCTTCGATCTCTCCGACCGCGGCGTGAAGGGCCGCGTCGCCCCCAGCGGGCTCGACGCCTTCCTCTACACCGAGCGCGGCGTCTACCGCTCGGGCGAGACGGTCTATCTCACCAGCTTGCTGCGCGACGCCAAGGGCGCGGCCATCACCGGTCTGCCGCTCACCATCGTCGTCAAGCGGCCTGACGGCGTCGAATATCGCCGCCGCCAGGTCGAGGATCAGGGTGCGGGCGGACGCGCCCATTCTATCCCGCTGATCTCGGGCGCCGCGACGGGCACCTGGCGCGTGCTTGCCTATTCCGACCCGAAGGGGCAGGCGATCGGCGAGACCTCCTTCCTCGTCGAGGACTATGTGCCCGAGCGGCTGGAGCTGACGCTTTCGCCCAAGACACCGCTGCTGCAGGCCGGCGAGCCGGCGGAGCTCAATGTCGCCGCCCGCTATCTCTATGGCGCGCCGGGCTCGGAGCTCGACGTCACCGGCTCGATGACGATCCGCGCCGCGGGCGCCAGCGCCATCCCCGGCTTCAAGGACTATCAGGTCGGCCTCACCGACGAGGCCTTCGAGCCGGTCCAGAGCGAGTTCGAGGAGAGCGCCACCACCGACGCCGCCGGCAAGGCGGTGATCTCCAACCCCGTGCAGCAGCCCGACACCAACCGCCCGCTCGAAGTCGAGATGACCGTGCGCGTCGGCGAGCCCGGCGGGCGCGCCATCGCCCGCTCGGTCACCCTGCCGATCGTGCCCAAGGGCGCCGCCATCGGCGTGAAGAAGCTGTTCAGGGAGGGCGATCTCGGCAACGGCCAGACCGCCAATTTCGAAGTCATCATGGCGACCGGCGACGGCAAGCGCATCAGCCGTCCCGGCGTGAAATGGGTGCTGTCCAAGGTGCGCCGCAACTACCAGTGGTTCTTCCAGGACGGCCGCTGGAACTATGAGGGCGTGAAGACCACCCGCCGCGTCGCCGATGGCGAGATCGCGGTGGTGGAAGCCGCCGGCGCGAAAATCGCCGCACCCGTCGAATGGGGCAATTACCGGCTCGACGTGACCTCCGACGGCGTTGAGGCGGCCGAGACCTCGGTCTCCTTCAGTGTCGGCTATGAGAGCGACAAGACCGCCGATACGCCGGACGTCCTCGACGTCGCGCTCGACAAGGCCAGCTATGCCGATGGCGAGAGCCTGCAGGTCCGCCTATCCCCTCGCTTCGCCGGCAAGGCGACGCTCGCCGTCGTCACCGACAAGGTGGCGGATATCCGCACCATCGACATCGCCGATGGGGGCACCACCGCCTCAATCCCGGTGAAGGCGGAATGGGGCGCCAGCGCCTATCTCGTCGTCCTCGCCCATCGCCCGATGGACGCCGCCGCCAAGCGCCTGCCCGGCCGCGCCATCGGCCTCTCCTGGTTCCAGATCGGCAAGGAACAGCGCACGCTGGCGCTTGATCTCGGCGCGCCGCAGCTGGTGCGCCCGCTCTCGACGCTCACGCTGCCGGTCAAAGTCACCGGCATGAAGCCGGGCGAGGACGCCTTCGTCACGCTAGCCGCCGTCGATGTCGGCATCCTCAACCTGACCCGCTACGAGAGCCCGGACCCGAGCCGATTCTACTTCGGCCAGCGCCAGCTCGGCCATGAATTGCGTGACCTCTACGGCTATCTGATCGACGGCATGCAGGGCACGCGCGGCGCGATCCGCACCGGCGGCGACGGCGCGCCCCAGATGGAGGGCGAAAAGCCGACGCAGGAGCCGCTCGCCCGCTATTCCGGCGTGGTCAAGGTCGGGCCGGACGGTACCGCCAAGGTCGCGTTCGAGCTGCCAGCCTTCAACGGCTCCGTGCGCGTGATGGGCGTCGCCTGGTCGGCCGGACGCACCGGCCAGGCCAGCGCCGATGTGATCGTGCGCGACCAGATCGTCGCACAGGCGACCTTGCCGCGCTTCCTCGCCATCGGCGACCAGTCGCGCTTCCATCTCCAGCTCGACAATGTCGAGGGGCCCGCCGGCGCCTACACCGTCGATCTCGACGTGAGGGGCCCGGTGCTCGTCGCCGCCGACGCCACGCGCCGCACCATGCAGCTTGGCGCCGGTGCCAAGTCTCAGATGACGATCCCGGTCACC
It includes:
- a CDS encoding alpha-2-macroglobulin; translated protein: MTLLSRLALTLCLALTAVPAFAQKAYVRNDLLADGQRLEERLKREVAAGNRSAPDAVRAGEIALGRGDARAALPQANAAIVADSSNAAGWRLMARAANAIEPRDYRERWELRERAIAAAYLAYQRATTRNDEAASLGVLAQTFEKNELWRPALTTYRLSLDLAANASLQSAYESLREKRGFRLISNKTDSDAASPRACFEFSEALARGRVDFAPYVAISGGKGDFAVSAEDRQICVDGLKHGERYAVVIRQGVPSAIPDETLLKSADYEIYVRDRTPSVRFTGKNYVLPRIGQQGIPVVSVNTGKLDLEVMRIGDRNLINSVHSEDFLGQLGSYSAKQISSDKGQTVWTGTMDVKTELNQDVVTAFPVGEAVGALKPGVYVMFAKPAGGPAAAQPSGDDSDSYDDGSTRATQWFVVSDLGLTSFTGADGVHVLARSLADAKPVANAELRLIARNNEVLGTAKTDGNGYARFDAGLAKGQGGNAPGLVTAALAEDYGFLDLKQTAFDLSDRGVKGRVAPSGLDAFLYTERGVYRSGETVYLTSLLRDAKGAAITGLPLTIVVKRPDGVEYRRRQVEDQGAGGRAHSIPLISGAATGTWRVLAYSDPKGQAIGETSFLVEDYVPERLELTLSPKTPLLQAGEPAELNVAARYLYGAPGSELDVTGSMTIRAAGASAIPGFKDYQVGLTDEAFEPVQSEFEESATTDAAGKAVISNPVQQPDTNRPLEVEMTVRVGEPGGRAIARSVTLPIVPKGAAIGVKKLFREGDLGNGQTANFEVIMATGDGKRISRPGVKWVLSKVRRNYQWFFQDGRWNYEGVKTTRRVADGEIAVVEAAGAKIAAPVEWGNYRLDVTSDGVEAAETSVSFSVGYESDKTADTPDVLDVALDKASYADGESLQVRLSPRFAGKATLAVVTDKVADIRTIDIADGGTTASIPVKAEWGASAYLVVLAHRPMDAAAKRLPGRAIGLSWFQIGKEQRTLALDLGAPQLVRPLSTLTLPVKVTGMKPGEDAFVTLAAVDVGILNLTRYESPDPSRFYFGQRQLGHELRDLYGYLIDGMQGTRGAIRTGGDGAPQMEGEKPTQEPLARYSGVVKVGPDGTAKVAFELPAFNGSVRVMGVAWSAGRTGQASADVIVRDQIVAQATLPRFLAIGDQSRFHLQLDNVEGPAGAYTVDLDVRGPVLVAADATRRTMQLGAGAKSQMTIPVTAAGLGRAEFDVRVSGPNGIGTVQNLAVRVQPSAATIARRIVRAIPGNGGAITVSSDLLADLVPNSGQVSVTVSPFASLDVPALLKALDRYPYGCTEQTVSRALPLLAVNQLASLEQLALDDKADERVQNAIERVLARQGGNGSFGLWGVGGEDLWLDAFVTDFLTRAREKQVAVPQIAFNLALDRLRNQVVNTSEINREEAAGIAYALYVLARNGRPVMGDLRYLADNKLGDFATPLARAQIGAALAALGDRGRGRAAFTSALGLLQQASDDGLSRPDYGSRLRDGAGVLALIAEANGERADITRAVSVLDATRNSARYSYTSTQEQMWMVLAAQAMAKDAEGMTLTVDGAARKGALYRTLSAEALEAKPLTIANPSAASAQAVITVAGIPTAPEPALNQGFGLERVIYTMSGEKADPARLRQNERYVVALTVTEGAPRYGRLLLVDPVPAGLEIENAKLTEGASVAGLDWLKQEVSPVHTESRDDRFVAAFERSGSKSDKLSYTVAYIARAVSPGRYVSPAAVIEDMYRPDRFGRTGFGAVEITSTR